One segment of Pseudomonas asgharzadehiana DNA contains the following:
- a CDS encoding low affinity iron permease family protein encodes MNFTKFCQALSNRAGSPKTFVVAVTLIAVWALTGPYFHYDDTWQLIINTSTTIITFLMVFLIQNTQNRDNDILHLKLDELIRATKEAHNTVLSLDKLGAQELKKLREQYSALGQNDPAGENLPKARDDAAARVTNHDQQH; translated from the coding sequence ATGAACTTCACCAAATTTTGCCAAGCACTTTCCAACCGGGCCGGCAGCCCAAAAACCTTCGTCGTGGCTGTAACGCTGATCGCCGTCTGGGCGCTCACGGGGCCGTACTTCCACTACGACGATACCTGGCAACTGATCATCAATACCTCGACCACGATCATCACGTTCTTGATGGTTTTTTTGATCCAGAACACGCAGAACCGCGACAACGACATTCTGCATTTGAAGCTCGATGAGTTGATCCGTGCCACCAAGGAAGCGCACAACACGGTCTTGTCCCTGGATAAGCTGGGCGCGCAAGAGCTCAAGAAACTGCGCGAGCAGTACAGCGCGCTGGGCCAGAACGACCCCGCTGGCGAGAACCTGCCCAAGGCGCGGGACGACGCCGCAGCGCGGGTGACCAACCACGATCAGCAACATTGA
- a CDS encoding CinA family protein, whose protein sequence is MSVATSTIDYLKHNQLVITTAESCTAGRVIALLSQVEGAGSCIESGYVVYSPQAKQRLLNVRAYTLETFNLTSCEVAQEMACGALRDSPADVAIATTGLLGPDAVDGIPPGTVCFAWAFRTGRGLSVFSRKERFMGGREHVQQAASEHALKWLAHFHQRALAGEQA, encoded by the coding sequence ATGTCGGTAGCCACGTCCACCATCGATTACCTTAAACATAATCAATTGGTTATCACCACGGCCGAGTCATGCACGGCCGGCAGAGTCATCGCGTTGCTGTCGCAGGTCGAGGGCGCGGGTTCATGCATCGAAAGCGGCTACGTGGTCTATTCGCCGCAAGCCAAACAACGCTTATTGAACGTACGCGCGTACACCCTGGAAACCTTCAACCTGACCAGTTGTGAGGTGGCTCAAGAGATGGCTTGCGGCGCTCTGCGCGATAGCCCAGCGGATGTTGCCATCGCGACGACGGGGCTACTGGGCCCGGACGCGGTTGACGGCATCCCGCCCGGCACCGTGTGTTTTGCGTGGGCCTTTCGCACCGGACGCGGGCTGAGTGTGTTCAGTCGAAAAGAGCGCTTCATGGGCGGGCGTGAGCACGTTCAACAGGCCGCATCGGAGCATGCCTTGAAATGGCTGGCGCATTTTCATCAACGCGCCCTGGCAGGTGAACAGGCTTAG
- a CDS encoding OprD family porin — MNPIYTRRALFCAFGLAPLAGANAEGFIDDSKLKLQLRNVYFNEHFRDEHGMSARAARTAKSERTEWAQGFLLDYQSGFTAGTLGVGVDALGLYGVKLDSGRGRSGTGLMPVHDDGRAAGEFASAGATVKARFAKTTVKYGTLLPKTPVLIYNDARLLPQTYQGTQVTSTDIENLTVTGGHLDRFKLRDSTDSVPIVPDGYSGEKSGDFNYAGAEYKWGKSTRLSYFYGELENFYRQNFAGIQHDLPLAGGVLTADLRYFNSVDSGSAYAGKIDNDLLSGQLSYAIAGHTLGGGYQTLRGDAGLPYISGATVYSFSNAGIGKFIEEDEKTWMLNYGYNFAAVGVPGLTFSARYLSGNDGKSTTTVKEWERDAELAYVVQAGTFKGLGVRMRNYVYRSEFSRGRDSNRLYLTYDIALW; from the coding sequence ATGAACCCTATATATACCCGTCGGGCCCTTTTTTGCGCGTTCGGCCTGGCCCCCCTCGCCGGTGCCAATGCCGAAGGCTTTATTGATGACAGCAAGCTCAAGCTGCAACTGCGCAATGTGTATTTCAACGAGCACTTTCGCGACGAACACGGCATGAGCGCACGGGCCGCGAGGACGGCAAAAAGCGAGCGCACCGAATGGGCACAGGGTTTCCTGCTGGACTATCAGTCCGGGTTCACCGCAGGCACCCTCGGTGTGGGCGTGGATGCCCTGGGGCTCTATGGCGTCAAGCTCGATTCAGGGCGCGGTCGCAGCGGCACGGGGCTGATGCCGGTGCATGATGACGGCCGCGCGGCCGGTGAATTTGCCAGCGCCGGCGCCACCGTCAAAGCCCGGTTCGCCAAAACCACCGTCAAGTACGGCACCCTGCTGCCCAAGACCCCGGTGCTGATTTACAACGACGCACGCTTATTGCCACAGACCTACCAGGGTACCCAGGTCACTAGCACCGACATCGAGAACCTGACCGTCACTGGCGGGCACCTGGACCGCTTCAAGTTGCGCGACTCCACCGACAGCGTGCCGATCGTGCCGGATGGCTACAGCGGCGAAAAGTCAGGGGACTTCAACTACGCCGGCGCCGAATACAAATGGGGCAAGAGCACCCGCCTGAGCTATTTCTACGGCGAACTCGAAAATTTCTACCGACAGAACTTCGCCGGTATCCAGCACGACCTGCCGTTGGCCGGTGGCGTGCTGACCGCCGACCTGCGCTACTTCAACAGCGTTGATAGCGGCTCGGCGTACGCAGGCAAAATCGACAATGACCTGCTCAGCGGTCAATTGTCCTACGCAATCGCTGGGCATACGCTCGGCGGCGGCTACCAGACCCTGCGCGGCGATGCCGGTTTGCCCTACATCAGCGGTGCCACCGTGTACTCGTTCAGCAACGCCGGTATCGGCAAGTTCATCGAGGAGGACGAGAAGACCTGGATGCTCAACTACGGCTACAACTTCGCCGCCGTCGGCGTGCCGGGCCTGACCTTCTCCGCACGCTACCTGAGCGGCAATGACGGCAAGTCCACCACAACAGTCAAGGAATGGGAGCGTGACGCCGAGCTGGCCTACGTTGTGCAGGCCGGCACGTTCAAGGGGCTGGGTGTGCGCATGCGCAACTATGTCTACCGCTCCGAGTTCTCACGGGGCCGCGACAGCAACCGCCTCTACCTGACCTATGACATTGCCCTGTGGTAG
- a CDS encoding CitMHS family transporter, with translation MLAFLGLAMVVVFTVLIMTKRLSPIVALTVVPIVFAVIGGFGGTTGKMMLDGLKMVAPSAALLLFAILFFGLMIDAGLFDPLIRKILKRVNGDPMKIAVGTALLSLLVALDGDGTTTYMITCAAMLPLYKRIGMNPMILATISMLSLSIMSGMTPWGGPATRAIAALGLDAGEYFVPLLPTMIGGAMWVVFTAFILGRAERKRIGNVQLQSGGGDCYINAILENTPHKRPKLAYVNLALVVAVMVALVMGLMHSAILFLIGFVLALMINYPQLDIQKERILAHSGNAMTVVLLVFAAGIFAGIFSGTKMVDALAQTLVDWIPPSWGHLFPLVVAITSMPLTFVLSNDAYYFGVVPILANAAAAYGIDPVEIARASILGQPVHLMSPLVASTLLLVGMVDRDIGDFQKATVKWAVLTSLVVTALALLTGAISLFT, from the coding sequence ATGCTCGCTTTCCTTGGCCTGGCCATGGTGGTCGTATTCACCGTCCTCATCATGACGAAGCGGTTGTCGCCGATCGTCGCGCTCACCGTGGTGCCCATCGTCTTCGCGGTGATTGGCGGTTTCGGCGGCACCACCGGCAAGATGATGCTCGACGGCCTGAAAATGGTCGCGCCGTCCGCCGCCTTGCTGCTGTTTGCCATCCTGTTCTTTGGCCTGATGATCGACGCGGGGTTGTTCGACCCGCTGATCCGCAAAATCCTCAAGCGCGTCAACGGCGACCCGATGAAAATCGCGGTGGGCACGGCGCTGCTGTCATTGCTGGTGGCTCTGGACGGCGACGGCACCACTACCTACATGATTACCTGCGCGGCGATGCTGCCGCTGTATAAGCGCATCGGCATGAACCCGATGATCCTGGCGACCATCTCCATGCTGTCGTTGAGCATCATGAGCGGCATGACGCCTTGGGGCGGCCCCGCGACCCGGGCCATCGCCGCGTTGGGCCTGGATGCCGGCGAATACTTCGTGCCGTTGCTGCCAACGATGATCGGCGGCGCCATGTGGGTGGTGTTCACCGCCTTCATACTGGGGCGGGCCGAGCGCAAGCGTATCGGCAACGTGCAACTGCAAAGCGGTGGCGGCGATTGCTACATCAACGCCATTCTTGAAAACACCCCTCACAAGCGTCCGAAACTCGCCTACGTCAACCTGGCGCTGGTGGTTGCAGTGATGGTCGCGCTGGTGATGGGCCTCATGCACTCGGCGATCCTGTTCCTGATCGGCTTCGTGCTCGCGCTGATGATTAACTACCCGCAATTGGACATTCAGAAAGAACGCATCCTGGCGCACTCGGGCAACGCGATGACGGTGGTGCTGCTGGTATTTGCCGCCGGGATCTTTGCCGGGATTTTTTCCGGCACCAAGATGGTCGACGCCCTGGCGCAGACCCTGGTCGACTGGATTCCGCCGTCCTGGGGCCACCTGTTTCCGCTGGTGGTCGCGATCACCAGCATGCCGCTGACCTTCGTGCTGTCCAATGACGCCTACTATTTTGGCGTGGTACCGATCCTGGCCAATGCCGCGGCGGCATACGGCATCGACCCGGTGGAAATTGCCCGGGCCTCGATCCTCGGGCAACCGGTGCACCTGATGAGCCCGCTGGTCGCCTCGACCCTGTTGCTGGTGGGCATGGTCGACCGTGATATCGGCGACTTCCAGAAAGCCACCGTCAAATGGGCGGTGCTGACCTCCCTGGTGGTGACCGCGCTGGCCTTGCTCACCGGGGCCATCAGCCTGTTTACCTGA
- a CDS encoding dicarboxylate/amino acid:cation symporter encodes MGDAMKVVKSLYFQILCAVVLGIVVGHFWAQQAIALKPLGDAFIKLIKMMIAPVVFCTIVTGIAGMSDKRSLGRLLSKTMLLFFGLTVISLVIGLVAVYVFQPGAGMNIDPSQLSTKGLAQYTESAAKLGVVEFFMHIIPDTFIGAFSKGEVLPVLFIAVLSGFALSSLGERGKPVLDVLESASHMVFKIFAYLMRFAPVGAFGALAFTVGQYGITSLGSLAKLIMTLYIACGFFVFVVLGSVCRANGFSLWKLLRYFREEFLVVLGTSSTEPVMPRMLEKLEALGCKKGVVGLVLPTGYSFNLDGTAIYLSLAAIFIAQACNIDLSLTQVITMLAIMLLSSKGAAGVTGSGFVALASTLTVIHDIPLAGLALLIGVDRFMSEARALTSLASNAVATVVMSMSENACNRETLARMLDAKPDAAQAEAWEDLKVAKRV; translated from the coding sequence ATGGGTGATGCCATGAAAGTTGTTAAATCGCTCTACTTCCAGATTCTCTGCGCCGTGGTGTTGGGCATCGTGGTCGGACACTTCTGGGCCCAGCAGGCCATTGCCCTCAAACCGCTGGGTGATGCGTTCATCAAGCTGATCAAGATGATGATTGCCCCCGTGGTGTTCTGCACCATCGTCACCGGCATCGCCGGGATGAGCGACAAACGCTCGCTCGGCCGCCTGCTCAGCAAAACCATGCTGCTGTTCTTCGGGCTCACGGTGATCAGCCTGGTGATCGGGCTGGTGGCGGTGTACGTGTTCCAGCCGGGTGCCGGCATGAACATCGACCCCAGCCAACTGAGTACCAAGGGCCTGGCCCAGTACACCGAGTCGGCCGCGAAGCTTGGGGTGGTGGAGTTTTTCATGCACATCATCCCCGACACCTTTATCGGTGCCTTCAGTAAAGGGGAAGTGCTGCCGGTGCTGTTTATCGCGGTGTTGTCCGGTTTTGCGTTGTCGTCACTGGGCGAACGTGGCAAGCCGGTGCTCGACGTACTCGAATCCGCCTCGCACATGGTGTTCAAGATCTTCGCCTACCTGATGCGTTTTGCGCCGGTCGGTGCTTTCGGCGCCTTGGCGTTCACCGTCGGCCAGTACGGCATCACCTCGCTGGGCTCGCTGGCCAAGCTGATCATGACCTTGTACATCGCCTGCGGCTTCTTCGTATTCGTCGTACTGGGCAGCGTTTGCCGCGCCAACGGTTTCAGCCTGTGGAAACTGCTGCGTTACTTTCGCGAAGAGTTCCTGGTGGTACTCGGCACGTCGTCCACGGAACCCGTCATGCCGCGCATGCTGGAGAAACTCGAAGCGCTGGGGTGCAAGAAAGGCGTGGTGGGCCTGGTGCTGCCCACCGGCTACTCGTTCAACCTGGACGGCACGGCTATCTACCTGTCGCTGGCGGCGATTTTCATTGCCCAGGCCTGCAACATTGACCTGAGCCTGACGCAGGTCATTACCATGCTGGCGATCATGCTGCTGTCCTCCAAGGGCGCGGCCGGCGTGACCGGCAGCGGGTTCGTGGCACTCGCGTCGACCCTGACGGTCATTCACGACATCCCCTTGGCCGGCCTGGCGTTGCTGATCGGCGTTGACCGCTTCATGTCTGAAGCGCGGGCCCTGACCAGCCTGGCCAGCAACGCGGTCGCGACGGTGGTGATGTCGATGTCTGAAAATGCCTGCAACCGCGAAACGCTGGCGCGAATGCTCGACGCAAAGCCCGATGCGGCCCAGGCAGAAGCCTGGGAAGACCTGAAGGTCGCCAAACGCGTCTAG
- a CDS encoding 4-oxalomesaconate tautomerase — MQRIPCVLMRGGTSKGPVFLDWDLPAAIEARDELLLNLMGSGHELEIDGIGGGSPQTSKVAIVSPSLHPDADVDYLFVQVMVSQRRVDSAPNCGNMLCAVGPFAIEQGLVKGTPGRTRVRIRNVNTGTFIHSEVYTPEGKVSYEGDTAIDGVPGTAAPVQLTFLDAAGSKTGKLFPTGNTQDVIEGIAVTCIDMAMPMVLIQASQLGKRGDESPAELDADKDFLRRLESLRLKAGLAMGLGDVSDKVIPKPVLVSPAKAGGTIQVRYFMPHNCHRALAITGSIGLATACVADGSIVAQMLGGVSTPRLEAVRIEHPSGGIDVVLSYTGVKGETIQASVVRTARRLFSGYVYATDSQRLAG; from the coding sequence ATGCAAAGAATTCCCTGTGTGCTGATGCGCGGTGGCACCTCCAAAGGCCCGGTTTTTCTCGACTGGGATTTGCCGGCGGCCATTGAGGCCCGTGACGAACTGCTGCTTAACCTGATGGGCTCCGGCCACGAGCTGGAGATCGACGGCATCGGTGGTGGCAGCCCGCAAACCAGCAAGGTGGCGATTGTCAGCCCGTCGCTGCACCCGGACGCAGACGTGGATTACCTGTTCGTTCAAGTGATGGTGTCGCAACGCCGGGTCGACAGCGCGCCCAACTGCGGCAATATGCTGTGCGCCGTCGGCCCGTTCGCCATCGAACAGGGCCTGGTCAAAGGCACGCCGGGGCGCACCCGGGTACGCATTCGCAACGTCAACACGGGCACCTTTATCCATTCCGAGGTGTACACACCGGAAGGTAAAGTCAGTTATGAAGGCGACACCGCCATCGACGGCGTGCCCGGCACCGCAGCACCGGTGCAATTGACGTTCCTCGACGCAGCCGGCAGCAAGACCGGCAAACTCTTCCCCACCGGCAACACGCAAGACGTGATCGAAGGCATCGCGGTGACCTGCATCGACATGGCAATGCCGATGGTGCTGATCCAAGCCAGCCAACTGGGCAAGCGTGGCGATGAAAGCCCGGCTGAACTGGACGCCGATAAAGACTTCCTGCGCCGCCTCGAGTCATTGCGGCTCAAGGCCGGCCTGGCCATGGGCCTGGGCGATGTCAGCGACAAAGTGATTCCCAAGCCAGTACTGGTTTCGCCGGCCAAAGCCGGCGGTACGATCCAGGTCCGCTACTTCATGCCGCATAACTGCCACCGCGCCCTGGCCATTACCGGCTCGATTGGTTTGGCCACCGCCTGCGTGGCAGACGGCAGCATCGTCGCGCAGATGCTCGGCGGGGTCAGTACGCCGCGCCTGGAGGCGGTGCGTATCGAGCACCCCAGCGGCGGGATTGATGTTGTATTGTCCTACACCGGCGTCAAGGGTGAGACCATCCAGGCTTCCGTCGTACGGACTGCGCGCAGGCTTTTTTCCGGCTACGTCTATGCCACGGACTCGCAGCGCCTCGCCGGATAA
- a CDS encoding LysR family transcriptional regulator, whose product MDYELNDIRSFVKIAELGSFHEAADALHLSQPALSRRIKKLEEGLGTALLDRTTRKVSLTSVGRDFLPKARRLLDDFDESILNIRELAERQIGRVTLACIPTAAFYFLPSVIRLYNERYPKIRIRLLDLSANEGLEAVLRGEADFGINMMSGQHPDIEFVPLVIEPFVLACRRDHELAGRTSVTWSELSDYRLIGVGRLSGNRMLLDHALSGLSWRPQWFYEVQHLSTSLGLVEAGLGVSAMPSLAMPSHDHPTLVSVPLIEPVVNRSLGLVYRRGASLSPAAEKFVSILLEQWPQ is encoded by the coding sequence ATGGACTATGAGCTCAACGATATTCGATCTTTCGTGAAGATCGCCGAACTGGGCAGCTTCCACGAAGCCGCCGATGCATTGCACCTGTCGCAACCCGCGCTCAGCCGCCGCATTAAAAAACTCGAGGAAGGGTTGGGCACCGCATTGCTTGATCGCACCACGCGCAAGGTCAGCCTCACGAGCGTCGGCCGCGACTTTCTGCCCAAGGCGCGCCGCCTGCTGGATGACTTCGACGAGTCGATTCTCAACATCCGCGAACTCGCCGAGCGCCAGATCGGCCGGGTCACCCTGGCGTGTATCCCGACGGCCGCGTTCTATTTCCTGCCGTCGGTGATTCGCCTGTACAACGAGCGCTACCCGAAAATCCGCATCCGCCTGTTGGACTTGAGCGCCAACGAGGGGCTTGAAGCGGTGCTGCGCGGGGAGGCCGATTTCGGTATCAACATGATGAGTGGCCAACACCCGGATATCGAATTCGTACCCTTGGTGATAGAGCCGTTCGTGCTGGCCTGCCGGCGTGATCATGAGTTGGCCGGGCGCACGTCGGTCACCTGGTCTGAACTGAGCGATTACCGCCTGATCGGAGTCGGGCGCCTGAGCGGCAACCGCATGCTGCTGGATCACGCCCTGTCTGGCTTGAGCTGGCGCCCGCAGTGGTTTTACGAGGTGCAACACCTCTCGACGTCGCTGGGCCTGGTGGAAGCCGGGCTGGGCGTTTCGGCGATGCCAAGCCTGGCCATGCCTTCCCACGATCACCCGACCTTGGTCAGCGTGCCGCTCATCGAACCCGTGGTGAACCGTTCGTTGGGCCTGGTTTACCGGCGCGGGGCATCACTGTCGCCGGCGGCGGAAAAATTCGTTTCGATACTGCTTGAACAATGGCCGCAATAG
- a CDS encoding sensor domain-containing diguanylate cyclase, with amino-acid sequence MKRDTRLVMLLLLMIGCSLTSLTVWKILSSRERALAEVDVHGLNLTQALNTYTEGVVRQSSLLLLGLVERLETEGDGPAQIQRISALINRKLPLMPQLSGITLYDNQGRWLMSSNRPIPVGANSRDRAYFIHHRDDPSREPFIGPPIQSRSNREWVITISRRFNDAQGQFAGVVAVTLGVENFLRVFGKIDVGRDGAIGLSYTDGTLLVRYPFREQDMGRNFSKSPIYAKYLVEQSVGTASYTSSLDGVERLYAYRKSETLPLITTVALGKDEALAAWRTEAALSAVVVAGLLGLTGLIGWLLLLDIRRRTLAEAALHIAQQQLLESNRQLELLAMKDALTGLANRRCFDETLAVEARRAQRDGLPLALLMIDIDHFKRFNDALGHVAGDACLQAVATLLQACVRRPSDLVARYGGEEMAIIMPATGSQGAEVVAQLMLDRLHQENIPHPGSPFARVSVSIGIATATGAQLQPVLGFVEAADQSLYRAKAAGRNRFFLQGDTPKGDPLAS; translated from the coding sequence GTGAAGCGTGATACCCGCCTTGTAATGCTCTTGCTGCTGATGATTGGCTGCTCGCTGACCTCGCTGACAGTCTGGAAAATCCTGTCGTCCCGTGAGCGGGCGCTGGCCGAGGTAGACGTTCATGGCTTGAACCTGACCCAGGCACTGAACACCTACACCGAAGGCGTCGTGCGGCAAAGCTCGCTGTTGTTGCTCGGGCTGGTCGAGCGCCTGGAAACCGAAGGCGATGGCCCGGCGCAGATCCAGCGAATCAGTGCGCTGATCAACCGCAAGCTGCCCTTGATGCCGCAGCTCAGTGGCATCACGCTCTATGACAATCAGGGGCGCTGGTTGATGTCGTCCAACCGGCCGATTCCGGTGGGGGCCAACAGCCGCGACCGTGCTTATTTCATTCACCATCGCGACGATCCCAGCCGTGAGCCGTTTATTGGCCCGCCGATCCAGAGCCGTTCCAATCGGGAGTGGGTGATCACCATCAGCCGTCGCTTCAATGACGCTCAGGGGCAGTTCGCCGGGGTGGTGGCCGTGACGCTGGGGGTGGAGAATTTCTTGCGCGTGTTTGGCAAAATTGACGTCGGCCGGGACGGCGCCATTGGTTTGTCCTACACCGATGGCACCTTGTTGGTGCGCTATCCCTTCCGCGAGCAGGACATGGGCCGCAACTTTTCCAAGTCGCCGATCTATGCCAAATACCTGGTCGAGCAATCCGTTGGCACCGCCTCGTACACCTCCAGCCTGGATGGCGTGGAGCGGCTGTATGCGTATCGCAAAAGCGAAACCTTGCCACTGATCACCACCGTGGCGTTGGGCAAGGACGAAGCGCTCGCCGCATGGCGCACCGAGGCGGCGCTATCGGCGGTGGTGGTGGCGGGGCTTTTGGGGTTGACCGGGCTGATCGGCTGGCTCCTGCTGCTGGACATACGCCGACGCACCCTCGCGGAAGCGGCGTTGCACATCGCTCAGCAACAATTGCTTGAGTCGAACCGGCAACTGGAACTGTTGGCGATGAAGGATGCGCTGACCGGCCTGGCGAACCGGCGCTGTTTCGATGAAACACTGGCGGTGGAAGCACGCCGGGCACAGCGCGACGGTTTACCGCTGGCCTTGCTGATGATCGATATCGATCACTTCAAGCGGTTCAACGATGCGCTCGGCCACGTTGCCGGCGATGCCTGTCTGCAAGCGGTCGCCACGCTATTGCAAGCGTGTGTGCGACGCCCGTCCGACCTGGTCGCACGTTACGGCGGCGAGGAAATGGCAATCATCATGCCCGCGACCGGCAGCCAGGGCGCAGAGGTGGTGGCGCAATTGATGCTCGACCGTCTGCACCAGGAAAACATTCCCCATCCGGGCAGCCCGTTTGCGCGCGTGAGTGTGAGCATTGGCATTGCTACGGCGACTGGCGCGCAGTTGCAGCCGGTGCTCGGGTTTGTCGAAGCCGCCGATCAGTCGCTTTACCGCGCCAAAGCGGCGGGCCGCAATCGGTTTTTCCTGCAGGGCGACACCCCAAAAGGCGACCCACTCGCGAGCTAA
- a CDS encoding GntR family transcriptional regulator, whose product MQFAPAYIDRRQPLTAEEEAYNFLLDAICGGRYRKGDRLIAEDIASEIGMSRMPVREAFRRLDAQGLVTLRPNRGAIVSGLDIEELHEVFEMRSALEGLAVRVAVGRIGERQLAALERLLDEMDDYRDESAAWVRCHRAFHEYLCSLSGRPRLMKQISALYSLVEAPMRLWLQHSEKPLSARQEHAVILDAIRAGDAARAEAVVREHIEGTVPALIQFLQSEH is encoded by the coding sequence ATGCAATTTGCTCCCGCTTACATTGACCGTCGACAGCCCCTCACTGCCGAGGAGGAGGCCTACAACTTCCTGCTCGACGCCATCTGCGGCGGCCGCTACCGCAAAGGTGATCGGCTGATCGCCGAGGACATCGCCAGCGAGATCGGCATGAGCCGCATGCCGGTGCGCGAAGCGTTTCGGCGCCTGGATGCCCAGGGCCTGGTAACCCTGCGTCCCAACCGCGGCGCGATTGTCAGTGGCCTGGATATCGAAGAACTGCACGAGGTGTTCGAGATGCGTAGCGCTCTTGAAGGCTTGGCGGTGCGGGTTGCCGTCGGGCGCATCGGTGAGCGCCAACTGGCCGCGTTGGAGCGTCTGCTGGACGAAATGGATGACTACCGCGACGAGAGCGCCGCGTGGGTCCGCTGCCACCGCGCCTTCCACGAGTACCTGTGCAGCCTCAGCGGCCGCCCGCGCCTGATGAAGCAGATATCGGCGCTGTATTCGCTGGTGGAGGCGCCCATGCGCTTGTGGCTGCAGCACAGCGAAAAACCCCTCAGCGCGCGTCAGGAACATGCCGTGATCCTTGATGCGATTCGCGCCGGCGACGCCGCTCGCGCCGAAGCCGTGGTGCGCGAGCACATCGAAGGCACGGTGCCGGCGCTGATTCAATTTCTGCAATCCGAACACTAA
- a CDS encoding ABC transporter substrate-binding protein codes for MHKQRRALLVAISLAFCSQWVTAAPQVPERLQKVDKLTYCSGMDSPPLVSFDEAQKPRGLTIDLGLEIAKRLGDKQVQWRVIPFSGLVPALLAQQCDMIVDQLFDKPERRQVIDIVNYMYSSQSVVVPKGNPKGIKTLDDLSTHKVAVLNGSTIKTLLDAHNESLAKAGKPPMKLVVYNTDTDAFQALRISQVDAYGTTVETAGYYAAMAPDLFQEGVPAFSRILTGLGMRKDDPQLSAAVQQIISDMRSDGSYVQLLNKWHVSSDTLD; via the coding sequence ATGCATAAACAACGCCGCGCCTTGCTGGTGGCTATCTCTCTCGCTTTCTGCAGCCAATGGGTAACTGCCGCACCGCAGGTGCCGGAGCGCCTGCAAAAAGTCGACAAACTCACCTATTGCTCGGGGATGGATTCACCGCCCCTGGTGTCCTTCGACGAAGCCCAGAAACCGCGTGGGCTTACCATTGACCTGGGCTTGGAAATCGCCAAACGCCTGGGCGACAAACAGGTGCAGTGGCGGGTGATTCCGTTCTCCGGCCTGGTGCCCGCGCTGCTCGCCCAGCAGTGCGACATGATCGTCGACCAGCTGTTCGACAAGCCCGAGCGGCGCCAGGTAATCGACATCGTCAACTACATGTACTCCAGTCAGTCGGTGGTGGTGCCCAAGGGCAACCCCAAGGGCATCAAGACCCTGGATGACCTGTCCACGCACAAAGTGGCGGTGCTCAACGGCTCCACCATCAAGACCCTGCTCGACGCCCACAACGAGAGCCTCGCCAAGGCCGGCAAGCCACCGATGAAACTGGTGGTGTACAACACCGACACCGATGCCTTCCAGGCCTTGCGCATCAGCCAGGTCGATGCCTATGGCACCACCGTGGAAACCGCCGGCTATTACGCCGCGATGGCCCCGGACCTGTTCCAGGAAGGCGTGCCCGCGTTCAGCCGCATCCTCACAGGCCTTGGCATGCGCAAGGACGACCCGCAACTGAGCGCCGCCGTGCAGCAGATCATCAGCGACATGCGCAGCGACGGCAGCTACGTGCAGTTGCTAAACAAATGGCATGTCAGCAGCGACACACTCGACTGA
- a CDS encoding amino acid ABC transporter permease: MNFNWDVFWQYLLQPSGVYLTGLWLTCLISVLAMLLGCALGLGAALLRLSKNPLLHLPVRFYVWLMRGTPLLVQIVFLYTALAAGGIFRFEDIELFGLMIPGNIQAAIIALGLNEGAYMAEIIRAGIGAVDKGQYEAGRSLGMGFAKLMRRIVLPQAFRVIVPPLGNEFNVMLKNTTLVSVIGVQELLLSTQMITSATFRVFELYLVVALYFLTLTTLWGFFQRWLEHRFGQSDRPSAPPPAASRMFGRSTLKLLRGR, encoded by the coding sequence ATGAATTTCAATTGGGATGTGTTCTGGCAGTACCTGCTGCAGCCCAGTGGGGTGTACCTCACCGGGCTGTGGCTGACGTGCCTGATCAGCGTGCTGGCGATGCTGCTCGGCTGCGCGCTGGGCCTGGGGGCGGCGCTGTTGCGCCTGTCGAAGAACCCGCTGCTGCACCTGCCGGTGCGCTTTTACGTGTGGCTGATGCGCGGCACGCCGTTACTGGTGCAGATCGTGTTTTTGTACACCGCGCTGGCGGCCGGCGGGATCTTCCGCTTCGAGGACATCGAGCTGTTCGGGCTGATGATCCCCGGCAATATCCAGGCGGCGATCATTGCTCTGGGCCTGAATGAAGGCGCGTACATGGCCGAGATCATCCGCGCCGGCATCGGCGCGGTGGACAAGGGCCAATACGAAGCCGGACGTTCCCTGGGCATGGGCTTTGCCAAATTGATGCGGCGCATCGTGCTGCCCCAGGCGTTCCGGGTGATCGTGCCGCCGCTGGGCAACGAGTTCAACGTGATGCTCAAAAACACCACGCTGGTCAGCGTGATCGGCGTGCAGGAATTGCTGCTCAGCACGCAGATGATCACCTCGGCGACCTTTCGCGTGTTCGAGTTGTACCTGGTGGTGGCCCTGTATTTCCTCACGCTGACCACGCTGTGGGGCTTTTTCCAGCGCTGGCTCGAACACCGCTTCGGCCAGTCCGATCGACCGTCAGCGCCACCGCCGGCCGCCAGCCGCATGTTCGGTCGCAGCACCCTCAAATTGCTGAGAGGACGTTAA